From the Streptomyces sp. NBC_01216 genome, the window GGCCTCGGCTATCTCAGCCTGGACCGGGCGGCCCCGTCGCTGTCGAGCGGCGAGTTGCAGCGGCTGCGGCTGGCCACCCAGCTGCGGTCGGGCCTGTTCGGAGTGGTGTACGTCCTCGACGAGCCGTCCGCGGGACTGCATCCGGCCGACACCGAGACGCTCCTGGTGGTCCTGGACCGGCTGAAGGCGGCGGGCAACTCGGTGTTCGTGGTGGAGCACCACCTCGATGTCGTCCGGCACGCCGACTGGCTCGTCGACGTCGGCCCCCGGGCCGGGGTGCACGGCGGCCGGGTGCTGTACAGCGGCCCTCCGCGGGAGCTGGCGTCGGTCGAGGAGTCCGCCACCCGCCGCTTCCTCTTCGACCGCGCCCCGGTACCGCCGCGTGCGGCACGGTCCCCGACCGGGTGGCTGCGGACCTGCCCGGTGACCCGGCACAACCTGCGGGGGCTGGAAGCGGAGTTCCCGCTGGGCGTCCTGACGGCGGTGACGGGTGTCTCCGGCTCGGGGAAGTCGACGCTGGTGGGAGCGCTGACCGGGGAACTACCGGGGGTGGGGAGACTGGTGACGGTCCACCAGAAGCCGATCGGCGGGACCCCGCGATCCAACCTCGCCACGTACACCGGTCTGTTCGACGTGGTCCGCAGGCTCTTCGCCGCCACCCCGGAGGCACGGGAACACGGCTACGCGGTGGGGCGGTTCTCCTTCAACGTGGCCGGCGGGCGGTGCGAGACCTGCCAGGGCGAGGGATTCGTCTCGGTCGAACTCCTCTTCCTGCCTCGTACGTACGCCCCCTGCCCGGACTGCCACGGCGCCCGGTACAACCCGCGGACGCTGCGGGTCCGGCTGCGCGGCCTCACCATCGCGGAGGTCCTCGACCTGAATGTGGAAGCCGCCGCCGCGTTCTTCGCGGACCATCCGGCCGCGGCGCGCGCGCTGGGCGCCCTGCTCGATGTCGGCCTCGGCTATCTGTGTCTCGGCCGGCCGGCGACGGAACTCTCCGGCGGGGAGGCGCAACGCATCAAGCTCGCCGCCGAACTCCAGCGCCCGCGACGCGGTCACGCCCTGTACGTCCTGGACGAGCCGACGACCGGGCTGCACGCGGCGGATGTCGAGGTCCTGACGCGCAGGCTGCGCGACCTGGTCGACGCCGGCCACTCGGTGGTCGTCGTGGAGCACGACATGGATGTGGTCGCCACCGCCGACTGGGTGCTCGACCTCGGGCCGGGAGGCGGCGACGAGGGTGGGCGGATCGTCGCCGCCGGGCGGCCGGGCGAGGTGGCGCGGTCGGCCGCGAGCCGCACCACGCGCTATCTCGCGGCCCGGCTGGACGGCTGAGCGCCTGCCGGGGGGCCTCCGGCGGCGAACGCCGCTTCCTCCGGCCCGCGCACGGCGCCCGGCCTCACCCGACGCACCGGCCGCGCCGGACGCGCCGGACGCGCCGGACGCGGCCGACTCGCCCGGCTCAGGCTCAGCGGCGGGCGGCCTTCCGACGGGCCCGCAACCACTCCTTGTTCATGGCCGCGATCGAGGGGAGCGGGATTCCCTTGGGGCAGGCCGTCGCGCACGCTCCGGTCAGGGTGCAACCACCGAAGCCCTCGGCGTCCATCTGTCCCACCATGTCGAGGACGCGCGTCTCACGCTCGGGCGCGCCCTGCGGAAGGACGTTGAGGTGGTTGATCTTGGCGGAGGTGAAGAGCATCGCCGAGCCGTTGGGGCAGGCGGCCACGCACGCCCCGCACCCGATGCACTCGGCGTGCTCGAAGGCCGCGTCGGCGTCGGCCTTGGGTACCGGGGTCGCGTGGGCCTCGGGCGCGGCGCCGGTGGGGACGCTGATGTAGCCCCCGGCCTGGATGATGCGGTCGAAGGCCGAGCGGTCGACGACGAGGTCCTTGACGACGGGGAAGGCGGCGGCACGCCAGGGCTCGACGTCGATGGTGTCGCCGTCCCGGAAGGACCGCATGTGGAGCTGGCAGGCCGTGGTCCGTTCCGGGCCGTGTGCTTCGCCGTCGATGACGAGGCTGCAGGCGCCGCAGATGCCTTCGCGGCAGTCGTGGTCGAAGGCGACGGGATCGTCGCCGCTCAGGAGGAGTTCCTCGTTGAGGGTGTCGAGCATCTCCAGGAACGACATGTCGGCGGAGACGCCGTCCACCTCGTACGTGGACATGGCGCCTTCGGCGTCGGCGTTCTTCTGACGCCAGACGCGCAGGGTGAGCTTCATGCGTAGCTCCGCTGGGTGGGTTGGACGTACTCGAAGACGAGGTCTTCCTTGTGCAGGACGGGGGCGTCGCCTCCGTTGAACTCCCAGGCCGCCGTGTACGAGAACTCCTCGTCTCGCCGTGCCGCCTCGCCGTCCGGCGTCTGGGACTCCTCGCGGAAGTGGCCGCCGCAGGACTCGCTGCGGTGCAGGGCGTCGAGGCACATCAGTTCGGCGAGTTCGAGGTAGTCGACGATCCGGTTGGCCTTCTCCAGCGACTGGTTGAACTCCTCGCCGCTGCCGGAGACCTTGAGGCGGTTCCAGAACTCCTCGCGGAGGCGCGGGATGCGGGCCAGGGCCTCGCGCAGCCCGGCCTCGGTACGTGCCATGCCGCAGTGCTCCCACATCAGGTCGCCGAGTTCGCGGTGGAAGGAGTCGGGGGTGCGGTCGCCGTCGACGGCCAGCAGGAGGCTCAGCCGGTCCTCTGTCTCGGCGACCACCTCCCGCACCACCGGGTGGTCGTCGTCGAGCGGTTCACCGGAGGGCTGCCGGGCGAGGTAGTCGGTAAGCGTGGCCGGCAGGACGAAGTAGCCGTCGGCCAGTCCCTGCATCAGCGCGGAGGCGCCGAGGCGGTTGGCGCCGTGGTCGGAGAAGTTGGCCTCGCCGATGGCGAAGAGGCCGGGGACGGTGGTCCGGAGGTCGTAGTCGACCCAGAGGCCGCCCATCGTGTAATGCACGGCGGGATAGATGCGCATCGGAGTCTCGTACGGGTTCTCGGCGGTGATCCGCTGGTACATCTCGAAGAGGTTTCCGTACTTCTCCGCGACGGCCTCGCGGCCGGTCCGCGCGATGGCGTCGGCGAAGTCGAGGTAGACGCCATGTCCGCCGGGGCCCACGCCCCGGCCCTCGTCGCAGACGTTCTTGGCTGCCCGCGAGGCGATGTCCCGGGGGACGAGGTTGCCGAAGGAGGGGTAGAGGCGCTCGAGGTAGTAGTCGCGTTCCTGCTCGGGGATCTCGCCCGCGGGCCGCCGGTCACCCGGTGTCCGGGGTACCCAGATCCGGCCGTCGTTGCGCAGCGACTCGCTCATCAGGGTGAGTTTGGACTGGTGGTCGCCGGTGCGCGGGATGCAGGTGGGGTGGATCTGGGTGAAGCAGGGGTTGGCGAAGTGGGCGCCGCGCCGGTGGGCGCGCCAGACGGCGGTGGCGTTGGAGTTCATGGCGTTCGTCGAGAGGTGGAAGACGTTGCCGTAGCCTCCCGAGGCAAGGACCACCGCGTCGGCGTAGTGGGTGGAGACGGCGCCGGTGACGAGGTCCCGGGCGACGATGCCGCGGGCGCGCCCGTCGACGACGATGAGGTCGAGCATCTCGGTCCGGGCGTGCAGTTCGACCCCGCCGGCGGCGATCTGCCGGGACAGCGCCTGGTAGGCGCCGAGGAGGAGCTGCTGGCCCGTCTGTCCCCGGGCGTAGAAGGTACGGGAGACCTGGACGCCGCCGAAGGAACGCGTGTCGAGGAGTCCGCCGTACTCGCGGGCGAAGGGCACGCCCTGGGCGACGCACTGGTCGATGATCTCGACGGAGATCTGGGCGAGCCGGTGGACGTTGGACTCGCGGGCGCGGAAGTCGCCGCCCTTGACGGTGTCGTAGAAGAGCCGGTGGACGGAGTCGCCGTCGTTGCGGTAGTTCTTCGCGGCGTTGACGCCGCCCTGCGCGGCGATGGAGTGAGCCCGGCGTGGAGAGTCCTGGTAGCAGAACTGGACGACGCGGTAGCCCTGTTCGGCCAGGGTGGCACCGGCGGAGCCGCCGGCCAGTCCGGTACCGACGACGATGACGGTGTGCTTGCGCCGGTTGGCGGGGTTGACCAGCCGGGCCTGGAAGCGCCGGGTGTCCCAGCGCTCGGCGATGGGCCCGGCGGGGGCCTGGTGGTCGACGGCGGGCTCGCCCACCGTGTAGTCGAGGTAACTCATGTCAGCTCACCACTCCGGTCATGACGGCGACGGGTACGGAGACGAATCCCGCGGTCAGGGCGAGTGCCAGCCCGTCCGCGAGGCCGCGCAGGAGACGCTCGCGGCGGGCGTTGCCGACACCGAGGGTCTGGGCGGCGCTCCAGAAGCCGTGACGGACGTGCAGGCCGACAGCGAGCATGGCGACGATGTAGACGAGGTTCCCGTACCAGGTGGAGAAGGTGTCCACCACGTTCTGGTACGGATGCCCTTCCTGGAATCCGCCCGGGTGCGCGGTGCCGGTGGTCAGGTCCAGGATGTGCCACACGAGGAAGAGGGCGACGATCACGCCGCCCCAGCGCATGGTGCGGGTGGCGTAGGAGGAGCGCCCGCGCCGGTGGACGTAGCGGGTGGGGCGGGCCCGCACGTCGCGCCGGCTGAGCTGGTAGGCGGAGACGGCGTGGGCGGCGACGGCGGCCAGCAGCACGATCCTGACCAGCCACAGGGCCCAGGAGTGGTGCAGGACGGGAGCGCCCATGACGCGCAGCCAGTGACCGTACGCGTTGAACTCCTCCGGTCCGAAGAAGACCTTGAGGTTGCCCAGGACATGGGCGACCAGGAAGCCGAGCATCAGCAGGCCGCTGACGGCCATGACCGTCTTCTTGCCGATCGTCGATCCCCAGAATCCGCGCGGGGGTGGCGGGGAGGGCGGCCGACCGGTCCCCCGTCCCGCCGGGTTCGTCTTCGTTGCCAGTGCCATGCCGTCGACGCTAGGGCCGCGGAGCCCGAGAGGTCCAAGACATGGTGCGGCTCATCTCGATAGGCTGAACCTATGCAGTTCCAGCAGCTGGTCTACTTCGTCGCGGTCGCGGAGACCCTTCACTTCACCCGGGCCGCGGAGCGGGTGCACGTCTCCCAGCCCTCGCTCTCGCAGCAGATCCGCGCGCTGGAACAGGAGCTGGGCGCCGAGCTCTTCAGCCGTGCCCGCGGCAACATCGCGCTCACCGACGCCGGGGAGGCGCTGCTGCCGCTGGCCCGCCGCATCCTCGCCGACACGGACACCGCGCGGCACGAGGTGCAGGAACTGGTGCAGCTACGGCGCGGGCGGGTGCGGCTGGGCGCGACGCCGAGTCTCTGCACCGGTCTGCTGCCGGACGTCCTGCGCGCCTTCCACGATCTCCATCCAGGTATCCGACTGCTGATCGAGGAGGGTGGCTCGCACGACCTCGTCCGCGAACTGGCGCGCGGGGCGCTCGACCTGGCGCTGGTGGTGCTGCCGCTGCCGACCCCGTCCCCCGCGCTGACGACGGTGGACCTGCTGACCGAGGACCTGGTGGTCGTCTCGTCGGCCGCCGCGCCCGCACCGCGCCGCCCGGTGCGGATCACCGATCTGCGCGAGCATCCCCTCGTGATGTTCCGGCACGGCTACGACCTGCGGGAACTGACCGTGGCGGCCTGCCGGGCGGAGGGTTTCGAGCCCTCGTTCACGGTCGAGGGCGGCGAGATGGACGCCGTCCTGGGTTTCGTACGGGCCGGGCTGGGAGTCGCGGTGGTGCCGGCCATGGTCGCGGCGCGCACGGGCCGCGACCTGCGCGTCACCGCGCTGGCACGCCCGGGGCTGCGCCGCACGATCGCACTCGCCCACCGGAGCGACGTGGCCCCGCCGCGCGCGGCCCGGGAGCTGCGGAGACTGCTGCTGCGTGCCGGGGCGGGACCGCGAGGCCGGGGGTGACCCCACGGGTCCACGCGCGGACGGACCCGCCGCTCCGGTGCCGCGGACGGTCGCGGGAGCCGCCGACGGGGCCCCGACCGGTCGTCACACCGCGTCCGCGAGGAGCAGGGAGTGGATGCGGTCGGGCGCCCCGGGGCGGGCGTAATACCAGCCCTGAGCCGTGTCACAGCCCAGCTCGCGCAGTTGCCGGGCCTGGGCTCCGGTCTCGACGCCCTCGACGGTGACGGCGAGCTTCAGGCTGTGCGCGAGGGACACGATGCCCTCGACGATCTTGAGGTCCACCGGGTCCGCCGGGTGCTGCTGCATGCCCCGGGTGAAGGAGCGGTCGAGTTTGAGGACGCTCACCGGCAGGCGCCGCAGGTTCGCCAGGTTCGAGTAGCCCGTCCCGAAGTCGTCGAGCGCGATGTCCACGCCCATCTCGGCGAGCTGCCGCAGCGGCTTGAGCAGGTCGTCGTCGGCGCCGATCAGCGCCGACTCGGTGACCTCCAGGCACAGGGCGCCCGGAGCGAGCCCGGAGCGCTCCAGCACGTCGACGGTGTCGGCGACCAGGCGGGGATGGTGCAGCTGGGTCGGCGAGAGGTTGACGTTGATCCGCAGCGGGCCGCCGTCGGCGTGCCGGGCGGGCCAGAAGCGCGCCTGACGTACGGCCTCCTCCAGCACCCACCGGCCGAGTGGCACGATCAGGCCGGTGTTCTCGGCCAGCGGGATGAAGCGGTCGGGGCCCAGCACACCGTGCTGGGGGTGGCACCACCGTACGAGGGCTTCCGCGCCGTGCACGGTGCCGTCTCCGAGGTGCACGAGCGGCTGGTACTCGATGAAGAACTCGCCGCGTTCCAGGGCGGCCGGCAGCGCGGTCGTCAGCCCGTGCCGGGTGATCGCCCGTGCGTCGGCCTCGGCGTCCGCGAACTCGAAGCGGTTGCCGCCCGCGGACTTGGCCCGGTACATGGTGATGTCGGCGCTGCGGAGCACCTCGGCCGCGGTGCGCTCCCCGGCCGGCCCCTCGACCACGCCGACACTGCCGCGCACCGTCAGTTCACGGCTGTCGACGCCGATCGGGGAGGCCAGGGCGGCGAGCATGCGGTGCGCCAGCTCGACGACACCGCGCTCGGTGTCGGGGCCGGTGGTCAGGGCGACGAACTCGTCGCCGCCGAGCCGGGCGACCATCTCGCCGGGCGCGGTGGCGCAGCTCTGGAGCCGGTCCGCGACCTCGACGAGCAGTCGGTCGCCCGCCGAGTGGCCGAGGCTGTCGTTGATGGCCTTGAAGCCGTCGAGGTCGAGGTAGCAGAGCCCGAAGCGGGCTCCGTCGGCCGGGGCGAGCGCCTTCTCCAGGCGCTCGAAGAAGAGGGTCCGGTTCGGGAGTCCGGTGAGGGCGTCGTGGGTGGCCTCGTAGCGCAGCCGCAGGTTCAGCAGCCTCCGCTCGGTGGTGTCCTCCAGCAGAGCGAGCTGGTACTGCGGGAAGCCCTCGGCGTCCCGCAGCAGCGAGACGGTGAGGTTGGTCCACAGGACGGTGCCGTCGCCCCGGTAGTACGGCTTCTCGACGCGGTAGTGCTCGCGCTCGCCGCGGACCAGTTCGTCGTAGAGCCGCCACACGTGCGGGGCGTCCTCGGGGTGCACCCACTCGCTGACGTTGCGGCTGCGGACGTGGTGCTCCAGCCCGCCGAACATCCGGGTCAGGGTGTCGTTGATCTCCAGCACGTTCCCCTTCAGGTCCGCGATGGCTATGCCGATCGCGGCGCCTTCGAAGACCGCGCGGAAGCGGGTCTCGGTGGCGTGCAGGGCGACTTCGGCCGCGCTGCGGGCGGAGAGGGAGGAACGGGCGATCGCCTCCTGTTCGGCGAGTGTCCGCTCACGCAGGGCCTGGGCGAAGCCGGCGGCGAGCGCGTGCTGGAGCCGTGAGCAGCGGGCGCGCAGTTCCTCGCCGGACACCTCCACCTGGGTACCGCAGTACAGCACCAGGTACGAGTCGATCACGCCGAGCGTCCGGCTGAGGGCGTCCGGGTCCGTGCAGTGGGCGGCCACCAGGGCGGCGCCGGCGCGATGGGCGGTCGTCGTGTCGAAGGACCGGTCGTGCAGCGCGGCGCGCAACTCACGGGCGAGCGGCAGCAGACGCCCCTCGAACTCGGCACGGGTCAGTGAGGTGGCCGTGACCGGGAAGATGGCGCGGCTCCAGATGGTCACGAACCGCCTGAGTCGGTCCTCCAGGCCGTCCGGTTCCGCGCCGGAACCGGACGGCTGCGACGGCACCTTCACGCCTTGCGCCCCACCCCTGCGAAGCCCGAGAAGGCGTAGGGATCCTCCTCCTCGGACGGACTGTCGGGCCGCCAGTCCGGCATGGACACCAGCCCGGGGTCGAGGAGTTCGCAGCCGTCGAGGAAGCGGGCTATCTCGGCGTGGGAACGCATCACCAGGGGGTTGCGGATGGTGCGGTAGACGCCGACGGCGCCGCCGGCCTCCTCGTCCGTGACGGGGATTCCCTCGTAGGAGGCGTGCGTGAGGATCAGCAGGCTGCCGGGGGCGAGCGCGCCGACCAGTTCGGCGACGGCCCGCTGCGGCTCGTCCTCGTCCTCCAGGAAGTGCAGGACGGCGACGAGCAACAGCGCGACGGGCCGGCGGAGGTCGAGGAGACCGGTGACCTCGGGACTGCTCAGGATCTCCTGCGGCCTGCGCAGGTCGGCCGCGAGGACGGCGGCGCCGGCGTTGCCCTCCAGGACGGCGCGGCTGTGCGCGACGGCGACCGGGTCGTGGTCGACGTACACCACGCGGGCGTCCGGGGATGCCTCCTGGGCGACCTCGTGGACGTTGCCGAAGGTGGGTATGCCGGAGCCTATGTCGAGGAACTGGGTGACGCCCTCGTCGACGGCGTGGCGCACCGCGCGGCGCATGAAGGCCCGGTTCGCCTGCATGACCTTGGGGAGTCCCGGCATGAACTCCATGGCTCTGCGGGCCGCTTCCCGGTCGACCTCGAAATTGTGCGAGCCGCCCAGATAGAAGTCGTACATACGGGACACGCTCGGCACCGAAATATCGATACCCGGCGGGGCCCAGACGGGACGCTCCATCAAAGTCTCCAACAAGTCGCCACGGGGGATGCGGCCGTGTACGTGCGGCCGGTGTTCGAGCCGAGGCTACTGATCGCCCGCCAAGAGAGCGAGTAGAAACGGAAATTCGCGGTCCGTTCTTGGTCACACGCCATTGGCACGTGCGGGGGGAACGAAGAGATCACGCCTTGCGCCCGTGCATATTCACGTGCATGCGGACGTGCGTCCGGCCCGCCGCCACCGGTGGGGTGACGGCGGGCCGACCGGCCGGAAGCGCGGCGCGGGGGACCTACTTGGGCGCTCCGACCAGCTTTCCCTGGGGGGTCACGGCGTACCAGGTGCCGCCCACCCCCTGGCCGTTGGTGTCTCCGGGCTCCTCGTCGCCCGCGAAGGTGTAGAGGGGCCAGCAGTCCATCGTCTGCTGCTTGACGCCGTCGGGCCGGTTGAAGGTGACGAAGCCCTTCTTGCTGATGCCCTCGGTGTCGTTCTTGTCGACGGGGGCGACAACCGGCCACTTCTCCAGGCAGGCGCCGACACAGGCGGATTTCATGGGCCAGGCGGAATCCTTCTTGAAGCGGTAAACCGTCATTCCGCGCGAATCGACCACGATGTCACCGAGCTTGGCGTCCTTTCGCGCCGAGAGCCCGGCGAGATCCGAACCGGAATCCTCACTACCGCCCTCGTTCGCGCCGGGCGCGGCCTTCTTCCCGTCGGGGGCCGCCGCGTACCAGGTGCCCCCCACTCCCTGCCCCTTGACGTCGCCCGGCTTGGTGTCCTTGGCGTATCGGTACATCGGCCAGCCGCCGAGCGTGAGCTGCTTGGTTCCGTCCGCCCGGGTCACCTGGCCGACCTTCGAGGCGTCGACCCCGGTCGGCGGCTCGGCACCCTCGGCACTCACCACCGGCCACGTCTTCGCACAGTCTCCCTCGCAGGTGGCCCGGGGCGGACTGGCCGCGTCCTTGTCGAACCGGTAGAGGGTGTACCCCTCGTCGTCGGTGACCACCTCGCCGAGCTTCGCGTCCTCCTTGACCTGCAGTTGCCCGGCGGACTTCGCCTCGGCTCCCGCGTCACCCGACCCGTAGCCACCGGAGCCGTAGGCATCGCCGCCGTACGCGTTCTCGGCGGGAGCCCCGGCCGGCTTCGCGGCCCCGGCGGGCTGACCCCCCAGCGTCGGGTCGCCCTGCTCCTGGCCGCACGCCGTCGTGAGTGCGAGTACGGCCGATGCCGTCACCGCGAGTGCGGCGTTCCTCCAGGTCTTCATGTCAACTCCCGTTGCTTCATCGCTTGTCGGAGTGGCGTGGGCTGCCGTTCCTGGCATGGAATACGGAGCGGACGGGGGCCGTACTCAACGAGCGGCGCGGGATTTCCGGAGAGACGTGAAACCAACACACGCCGAAAACCCCTCCATCCGGGGAATCCGGGCCGTTTCCCGGCACGCAGGCGGGTCCTGTGATCATGATCGTCGGCGTGTCTCCGTACGGATCCCTCCTCACCCGGCCGCTGGCGGCCACCGCCCTGATGTGGCTGCTGGCCATTCCGGCGCCCGCCGCCGCCGACGCCTGCGCCTACGCCGTGACCGGGCCGGGCGGCTCGAACACCTCGGTCGCGGTGGCCGGACCGGGCGCGTGTTCGCCCACACCCACGCCACCCCCTCCCAGCCCCACACCGAGCGAGCCACCGGAGCCCGCACCCCGGCCCACACCGAGCGAGCCACCGGAGCCCGCACCCCGGCCCACACCGAAGCCCCCGCCACCGGTCCGCACGCCCGCGCCGACACCGCCGCCGCCCGCACAGCCGGCGCCGAGAAGGCGAGCGGTACCACCCGCGCCGGCACCGGAGCCTCCTCCGCCGCCGTCCCCCACGCCGCCTCCGGCCACCCGGC encodes:
- a CDS encoding succinate dehydrogenase, giving the protein MALATKTNPAGRGTGRPPSPPPPRGFWGSTIGKKTVMAVSGLLMLGFLVAHVLGNLKVFFGPEEFNAYGHWLRVMGAPVLHHSWALWLVRIVLLAAVAAHAVSAYQLSRRDVRARPTRYVHRRGRSSYATRTMRWGGVIVALFLVWHILDLTTGTAHPGGFQEGHPYQNVVDTFSTWYGNLVYIVAMLAVGLHVRHGFWSAAQTLGVGNARRERLLRGLADGLALALTAGFVSVPVAVMTGVVS
- a CDS encoding SAM-dependent methyltransferase, which gives rise to MERPVWAPPGIDISVPSVSRMYDFYLGGSHNFEVDREAARRAMEFMPGLPKVMQANRAFMRRAVRHAVDEGVTQFLDIGSGIPTFGNVHEVAQEASPDARVVYVDHDPVAVAHSRAVLEGNAGAAVLAADLRRPQEILSSPEVTGLLDLRRPVALLLVAVLHFLEDEDEPQRAVAELVGALAPGSLLILTHASYEGIPVTDEEAGGAVGVYRTIRNPLVMRSHAEIARFLDGCELLDPGLVSMPDWRPDSPSEEEDPYAFSGFAGVGRKA
- a CDS encoding fumarate reductase/succinate dehydrogenase flavoprotein subunit, which produces MSYLDYTVGEPAVDHQAPAGPIAERWDTRRFQARLVNPANRRKHTVIVVGTGLAGGSAGATLAEQGYRVVQFCYQDSPRRAHSIAAQGGVNAAKNYRNDGDSVHRLFYDTVKGGDFRARESNVHRLAQISVEIIDQCVAQGVPFAREYGGLLDTRSFGGVQVSRTFYARGQTGQQLLLGAYQALSRQIAAGGVELHARTEMLDLIVVDGRARGIVARDLVTGAVSTHYADAVVLASGGYGNVFHLSTNAMNSNATAVWRAHRRGAHFANPCFTQIHPTCIPRTGDHQSKLTLMSESLRNDGRIWVPRTPGDRRPAGEIPEQERDYYLERLYPSFGNLVPRDIASRAAKNVCDEGRGVGPGGHGVYLDFADAIARTGREAVAEKYGNLFEMYQRITAENPYETPMRIYPAVHYTMGGLWVDYDLRTTVPGLFAIGEANFSDHGANRLGASALMQGLADGYFVLPATLTDYLARQPSGEPLDDDHPVVREVVAETEDRLSLLLAVDGDRTPDSFHRELGDLMWEHCGMARTEAGLREALARIPRLREEFWNRLKVSGSGEEFNQSLEKANRIVDYLELAELMCLDALHRSESCGGHFREESQTPDGEAARRDEEFSYTAAWEFNGGDAPVLHKEDLVFEYVQPTQRSYA
- a CDS encoding SCO0930 family lipoprotein, producing MKTWRNAALAVTASAVLALTTACGQEQGDPTLGGQPAGAAKPAGAPAENAYGGDAYGSGGYGSGDAGAEAKSAGQLQVKEDAKLGEVVTDDEGYTLYRFDKDAASPPRATCEGDCAKTWPVVSAEGAEPPTGVDASKVGQVTRADGTKQLTLGGWPMYRYAKDTKPGDVKGQGVGGTWYAAAPDGKKAAPGANEGGSEDSGSDLAGLSARKDAKLGDIVVDSRGMTVYRFKKDSAWPMKSACVGACLEKWPVVAPVDKNDTEGISKKGFVTFNRPDGVKQQTMDCWPLYTFAGDEEPGDTNGQGVGGTWYAVTPQGKLVGAPK
- a CDS encoding LysR family transcriptional regulator, which translates into the protein MQFQQLVYFVAVAETLHFTRAAERVHVSQPSLSQQIRALEQELGAELFSRARGNIALTDAGEALLPLARRILADTDTARHEVQELVQLRRGRVRLGATPSLCTGLLPDVLRAFHDLHPGIRLLIEEGGSHDLVRELARGALDLALVVLPLPTPSPALTTVDLLTEDLVVVSSAAAPAPRRPVRITDLREHPLVMFRHGYDLRELTVAACRAEGFEPSFTVEGGEMDAVLGFVRAGLGVAVVPAMVAARTGRDLRVTALARPGLRRTIALAHRSDVAPPRAARELRRLLLRAGAGPRGRG
- a CDS encoding putative bifunctional diguanylate cyclase/phosphodiesterase, whose protein sequence is MKVPSQPSGSGAEPDGLEDRLRRFVTIWSRAIFPVTATSLTRAEFEGRLLPLARELRAALHDRSFDTTTAHRAGAALVAAHCTDPDALSRTLGVIDSYLVLYCGTQVEVSGEELRARCSRLQHALAAGFAQALRERTLAEQEAIARSSLSARSAAEVALHATETRFRAVFEGAAIGIAIADLKGNVLEINDTLTRMFGGLEHHVRSRNVSEWVHPEDAPHVWRLYDELVRGEREHYRVEKPYYRGDGTVLWTNLTVSLLRDAEGFPQYQLALLEDTTERRLLNLRLRYEATHDALTGLPNRTLFFERLEKALAPADGARFGLCYLDLDGFKAINDSLGHSAGDRLLVEVADRLQSCATAPGEMVARLGGDEFVALTTGPDTERGVVELAHRMLAALASPIGVDSRELTVRGSVGVVEGPAGERTAAEVLRSADITMYRAKSAGGNRFEFADAEADARAITRHGLTTALPAALERGEFFIEYQPLVHLGDGTVHGAEALVRWCHPQHGVLGPDRFIPLAENTGLIVPLGRWVLEEAVRQARFWPARHADGGPLRINVNLSPTQLHHPRLVADTVDVLERSGLAPGALCLEVTESALIGADDDLLKPLRQLAEMGVDIALDDFGTGYSNLANLRRLPVSVLKLDRSFTRGMQQHPADPVDLKIVEGIVSLAHSLKLAVTVEGVETGAQARQLRELGCDTAQGWYYARPGAPDRIHSLLLADAV
- a CDS encoding succinate dehydrogenase/fumarate reductase iron-sulfur subunit; the protein is MKLTLRVWRQKNADAEGAMSTYEVDGVSADMSFLEMLDTLNEELLLSGDDPVAFDHDCREGICGACSLVIDGEAHGPERTTACQLHMRSFRDGDTIDVEPWRAAAFPVVKDLVVDRSAFDRIIQAGGYISVPTGAAPEAHATPVPKADADAAFEHAECIGCGACVAACPNGSAMLFTSAKINHLNVLPQGAPERETRVLDMVGQMDAEGFGGCTLTGACATACPKGIPLPSIAAMNKEWLRARRKAARR